Proteins from a genomic interval of Gammaproteobacteria bacterium:
- a CDS encoding DUF494 domain-containing protein, translating to MKENVLDVLMYLFENYLDDDDNETEADRETLTVELEEAGFAKHEINRAFDWLENLARNPPDSEPPITQRDALRVYAAQELEKLSVECRGFIQYLENIGILEAAQREVVIDRIMALDGAEIDLEQVKWIILMVLFNRPGQEDAYARMEELVFDESMGVMH from the coding sequence ATGAAGGAAAACGTACTCGACGTGCTCATGTACCTGTTCGAGAACTACCTGGATGACGACGACAACGAGACGGAAGCCGATCGCGAGACCCTGACGGTGGAGCTGGAGGAAGCCGGCTTCGCCAAGCACGAGATCAACCGCGCCTTCGACTGGCTTGAGAACCTGGCGCGCAACCCGCCGGACAGCGAGCCGCCCATCACCCAGCGCGACGCGCTGCGGGTGTACGCGGCGCAGGAGCTGGAGAAGCTCAGCGTGGAGTGCCGCGGCTTCATCCAGTACCTGGAGAACATCGGCATCCTGGAGGCGGCCCAGCGCGAGGTGGTGATCGACCGCATCATGGCCCTGGACGGCGCGGAGATCGACCTGGAGCAGGTGAAGTGGATCATCCTGATGGTGCTGTTCAACCGCCCCGGCCAGGAAGACGCCTACGCCCGCATGGAGGAGCTGGTGTTCGACGAGTCCATGGGCGTGATGCACTGA
- the topA gene encoding type I DNA topoisomerase yields MSANLVIVESPAKAKTIKKYLGKGFEVLASYGHVRDLVPKEGAVDPASDFTMKYQLIERNEKHVDAIAKAIKKAGALYLATDPDREGEAISWHLTEILKEKGLLKDKDVHRVVFHEITQRAVSDAVAHPRPLSKDLVYAQQARRALDYLVGFNLSPLLWKKIRRGLSAGRVQSPALRLICEREDEIDKFKSEEYWTLLGQAEKNGTPFAPRLWQFQGTKVEQFSFRDEKSAKGAEKALLKSSGGKLKVASVEKKQRRRNPAAPFTTSTLQQEASRKLGYGAQRTMRIAQQLYEGIDLTGEGQVGLISYMRTDSVNLAAEAVAEIRDVIEKRFGKDHLPPEPRVYKTKSKNAQEAHEAVRPTSAARAPEEIQGKLTDEQRKLYELIWKRTIACQMEQAVFDTVSADLDAGGDSLFRASGSVLVVPGFMAVYQEGKDDAPAAAAAPAEDDEEHMLPPLVEGESITLKGIQCDQHFTEPPPRFSEASLVKALEEFGIGRPSTYATIISTLQAREYVEMDRKRFKPTDVGRVVAKFLTEHFTQYVDYGFTALMEDELDAVARGEKEWVPVMHEFWDPFKKLVDHKEENVSRKDVTTEALDEACPKCSKPLSIRLGRRGRFIGCTGYPDCDYTRNLDETAEQAAQPQKIEGRQCPKCNSDLIIRRGRYGKFIGCSGYPNCKHIEPLEKPADTGVECPECKQATMLKRKSRYGKVFYSCARYPDCKYAVWNLPLAQPCPQCGWPILTVKTTKRKGTERVCPRKECGFAEPAPELAPPPEETAAPA; encoded by the coding sequence ATGAGTGCAAACCTCGTCATCGTCGAATCCCCCGCGAAGGCCAAGACCATCAAGAAGTACCTGGGCAAGGGCTTCGAGGTGCTGGCCTCGTACGGCCACGTGCGCGACCTCGTACCGAAGGAGGGCGCGGTCGACCCGGCCAGCGACTTCACGATGAAGTACCAGCTCATCGAACGCAACGAGAAGCACGTGGATGCGATCGCCAAGGCCATCAAGAAGGCCGGCGCGCTCTATCTCGCGACCGACCCGGACCGCGAGGGCGAGGCCATCTCCTGGCATCTCACCGAGATCCTGAAGGAGAAGGGCCTGCTCAAGGACAAGGACGTGCACCGCGTGGTGTTCCACGAGATCACCCAGCGCGCGGTCTCGGACGCGGTCGCACACCCGCGCCCGCTGTCCAAGGACCTGGTGTACGCCCAGCAGGCGCGCCGCGCCCTGGATTACCTGGTGGGCTTCAACCTCTCGCCGCTCCTCTGGAAGAAGATCCGCCGCGGCCTGTCCGCCGGCCGCGTGCAGTCGCCGGCGCTGCGCCTCATCTGCGAGCGCGAGGACGAGATCGACAAGTTCAAGAGCGAGGAGTACTGGACCCTGCTCGGCCAGGCCGAGAAGAACGGCACGCCTTTCGCCCCGCGCCTCTGGCAGTTCCAGGGCACCAAGGTCGAGCAGTTCAGCTTCCGCGACGAGAAGTCGGCCAAGGGCGCCGAGAAGGCGCTGCTGAAGTCCTCGGGCGGCAAGCTCAAGGTCGCCAGCGTCGAGAAGAAGCAGCGCCGCCGTAACCCGGCCGCGCCCTTCACCACGTCGACCCTCCAGCAGGAGGCCTCGCGCAAGCTGGGCTACGGCGCCCAGCGCACCATGCGCATCGCCCAGCAGCTCTATGAAGGCATCGACCTCACCGGCGAGGGCCAGGTCGGCCTCATCTCCTACATGCGCACCGACTCAGTGAATCTCGCCGCGGAGGCGGTAGCCGAGATCCGCGACGTGATCGAGAAGCGCTTCGGCAAGGACCACCTGCCGCCGGAACCGCGCGTCTACAAGACCAAATCGAAGAACGCCCAGGAAGCCCACGAGGCCGTGCGTCCCACCTCCGCCGCCCGGGCGCCGGAGGAGATCCAGGGCAAGCTCACCGACGAGCAGCGCAAGCTCTACGAGCTCATCTGGAAGCGCACCATCGCCTGCCAGATGGAGCAGGCGGTGTTCGACACCGTGAGCGCAGACCTCGATGCCGGCGGCGACAGCCTGTTCCGGGCCTCAGGCTCGGTACTGGTGGTGCCGGGCTTCATGGCCGTGTACCAGGAAGGCAAGGACGACGCCCCGGCCGCGGCCGCGGCTCCCGCCGAGGACGACGAGGAGCACATGCTCCCGCCGCTCGTGGAGGGCGAGAGCATCACCCTCAAGGGCATCCAGTGCGACCAGCACTTCACCGAGCCGCCGCCGCGCTTCTCGGAAGCGAGCCTGGTGAAGGCCCTGGAGGAGTTCGGCATCGGCCGCCCCTCCACCTACGCCACCATTATCTCGACGCTGCAGGCGCGCGAGTACGTGGAGATGGACCGCAAGCGCTTCAAGCCCACCGACGTGGGTCGCGTGGTGGCCAAGTTCCTCACCGAGCACTTCACCCAGTACGTGGACTACGGTTTCACCGCCCTCATGGAGGACGAGCTGGACGCCGTGGCCCGCGGCGAGAAGGAGTGGGTGCCGGTGATGCACGAGTTCTGGGACCCGTTCAAGAAGCTCGTGGACCACAAGGAAGAGAACGTCTCGCGCAAGGACGTGACCACCGAAGCCCTGGACGAGGCCTGCCCCAAGTGCAGCAAGCCGCTCTCGATCCGCTTGGGACGCCGCGGCCGCTTCATCGGCTGCACCGGCTACCCGGACTGCGACTACACCCGCAACCTGGACGAGACCGCCGAGCAGGCCGCCCAGCCGCAGAAGATCGAGGGCCGCCAGTGCCCGAAGTGCAACTCGGATCTCATCATCCGCCGTGGCCGCTACGGCAAGTTCATCGGCTGCTCCGGCTACCCGAACTGCAAGCACATCGAGCCTCTGGAGAAGCCGGCCGACACCGGCGTCGAGTGCCCCGAGTGCAAGCAGGCCACCATGCTCAAGCGCAAGTCGCGCTACGGCAAGGTGTTCTACTCCTGCGCCCGCTATCCGGACTGCAAGTACGCGGTGTGGAACCTGCCGCTCGCGCAGCCCTGCCCGCAGTGCGGCTGGCCGATCCTCACGGTGAAGACCACCAAGCGCAAGGGCACCGAGCGCGTGTGTCCGCGCAAGGAATGCGGCTTCGCGGAGCCCGCGCCGGAGCTCGCCCCGCCGCCGGAAGAGACGGCGGCCCCAGCCTGA